ACAGGGGAGGCCCTCCGGGTGAAGATCATCGCGTTGTCCTGCACGCAGAAGCGCCTTCCGTCGCTGACCGACGCGCTGCTCGACGCGGCGATCACCGGCGTCCTCCAAGAGGTCGGTGACGCGGAGGTCCAGCGGATCCGGCTGATCGACCACCGCATCGCCATGTGCGAGGGCGAGGACACCTGCCTCGATCCCGAGGTGGGCCGGTGCACGCTCGACGACGACTTCGAGCACGTCGTCGGTCTGGCCGGGGGTGCGCGGGGGATGCTGCTCGCCATGCCGGTGTACGCGGGGAACGTGCCCGCGGTGCTGAAGATCTTCCAGGAGCGCTTGAAGAGCTTCATGAACGCCGAGCGGCGCCCGTTCGGCGGTCTGCTGGTGGGGACGATCGTGCATTCGCGCACGATGCTGACCGAACCCGCGCTGGCATCGCTGTTCCCGTGGTACCTGCGCCTGCGCAACAAGAACGTGGCGTCGGCGTGCTTCAGCCAGCACGACCACCAGGACCTGACCCGCACCGCGGCGCTCGACATGTGCGTGGCCGTGGGGCGGCAGCTCGGGATGACGCTCGACGGCAGCCGCTCGCCGGTCGGCGAGCGGACGGCCGAGCGGACGGCCGAGCGGACGGCACTGCCGTTGGTTCAGTCGCCGGATCGTCCGCGGTGCGGTGACCCGGCCGTGCCCTCTCCCTGAGATTCGGCGCGCCAGGTGCAGCCGTCGCCCGCCTGTTCGCACCACACCTTGACGTCCGGTTCCACGTAGCGGGTGGCGATGGCGGTGTTGAGCTCCTGGCAGTACGAGCACGGTGACGAGAAGGTCAGCACGACGCCGGCGCGGGCGGCCCGTTCGCGGTACCGGAGGATTCCGCAGTCGGTGTTGCGCAGGACGGTGCCCGACGGCTCGGGCTCGCTGGTCACCGCCGAGTCGTAGAGCAGCAGTTGGCGTTGCAGGCGCGTCATGAAGTGGTCGGTGGCGGACACGCCGGCCGGCCGCTGCGCTCGCAGCAGTTCGGCGGTGATGCGGGAGTTCGCCTGGATCCACGCGGCCACGCCGTCCTCGCCGTGCTCGCCCATGATGAACTCCTCGGCGGCCGCCTGCGCCTCGAAGAACCGCTGGCGCCACAGGTCGACCTTCTCGGCCGGGTCGAGGGGAGCCGGTTCACCGGTCATGGTCGACGTCCTCCCCGGTGGCGGCGTCCAGTTCGGCGAAGACCTCCTGGGCCACGCGCAACCCGTTGTTGGCGACCGGCCAGCCGCCGTAGTAGGCGAGCTGGATGATGACCTCGACGATCTTCTCCCGCGACATCCCGAGGTGCAGGGCGGCGCCGATGTGGCCGCGCAGCTCCCAGTCGGTCCGGGCCAGCGCGACCGCGGTCAGCGCGACCAGCTCGCGCTCCTCGACGCTCAGGTGCGGGCGGGTCCAGATCTCGCCGAACAGGTGGTCGACGGTGATCCGCAGGAACTCCGGGTAGGAGCCCGGCCGCGGTTCGCGGCCGAAGACCTGGTGGAACATGGCCTCGCCACGCTCGTGTCGGGTGGACGGCTCGGTCATCGGTCAACTCCTCGACCTCGTGGGGGAGGG
This portion of the Saccharothrix syringae genome encodes:
- a CDS encoding flavodoxin family protein, with protein sequence MKIIALSCTQKRLPSLTDALLDAAITGVLQEVGDAEVQRIRLIDHRIAMCEGEDTCLDPEVGRCTLDDDFEHVVGLAGGARGMLLAMPVYAGNVPAVLKIFQERLKSFMNAERRPFGGLLVGTIVHSRTMLTEPALASLFPWYLRLRNKNVASACFSQHDHQDLTRTAALDMCVAVGRQLGMTLDGSRSPVGERTAERTAERTALPLVQSPDRPRCGDPAVPSP
- a CDS encoding carboxymuconolactone decarboxylase family protein gives rise to the protein MTEPSTRHERGEAMFHQVFGREPRPGSYPEFLRITVDHLFGEIWTRPHLSVEERELVALTAVALARTDWELRGHIGAALHLGMSREKIVEVIIQLAYYGGWPVANNGLRVAQEVFAELDAATGEDVDHDR